One Nicotiana sylvestris chromosome 12, ASM39365v2, whole genome shotgun sequence genomic window carries:
- the LOC138883871 gene encoding uncharacterized protein encodes MEYLECKFSTEPGEVGVDVRLESQVIPSKGSFKYLGSVIHGRGEIDEDVARRIGVGWMKWRHTRMDKIRNDDIREKVHVAPIDDKMREARLRWFRHVQRRSPDAPVRRCKRLVVEGTRRGRGRPKKYWREVIRQDMARLQISEDMTLDRKLWRSSITVVG; translated from the exons AtggaatacctggagtgtaagttcagcacTGAGCCAGGGGAAGTGGgtgtggatgtgaggcttgaatcacaggttatcccaagtaaaggcagcttcaagtaccttggttcGGTTATCCACGGGAGAGgggagatcgatgaggatgtcgcacgccgtattggggtaggatggatgaaatggag GCACACTAGGATGGACAAGATTagaaatgatgatattcgggagaaggtgcacgtggctcccattgatgacaagatgcgggaagcgaggctcagatggttcagacatgtacagaggagaagcccagatgctccagtaAGAAGGTGTAAGCGACTGGTTGTGGAGGgaacgagaagaggtagagggcggcctaagaagtattggagagaagtgatcaggcaggatatggcgaggcttcagatttccgaggacatgacacttgataggaagttatggaggtcgagtattacggttgtaggctag